In a genomic window of Stakelama saccharophila:
- a CDS encoding excalibur calcium-binding domain-containing protein, giving the protein MAIDSSWRVSHPVHRRDLIHSQPARTTMFFMSNRHFSARGRNRSGRHYRQRGGRDDFLTTALTLCAFVALITWTIAPNIISAWTVGTNSPEAVADIEGSVYYPDCAAARAAGAAPMHRGSPGYRDHLDGDNDGTACEPYHRW; this is encoded by the coding sequence TTGGCGATCGATTCGAGTTGGCGGGTGTCTCATCCTGTGCACCGGCGAGATTTAATCCATTCGCAACCGGCTCGTACGACGATGTTCTTTATGTCGAACCGTCACTTCAGCGCGCGAGGGCGCAACAGGTCTGGCCGTCACTACCGCCAGCGCGGCGGTCGCGACGATTTCCTGACGACCGCGCTTACGCTGTGCGCATTCGTCGCCCTGATCACATGGACGATCGCGCCGAATATCATTTCCGCGTGGACGGTCGGCACGAACTCACCCGAGGCCGTCGCCGATATCGAAGGCTCGGTCTATTATCCGGATTGCGCCGCTGCGCGTGCCGCCGGTGCTGCCCCGATGCATCGCGGCTCGCCCGGATACCGGGACCATCTCGATGGCGACAACGACGGCACGGCCTGCGAGCCCTATCACCGATGGTAG
- a CDS encoding sigma-70 region 4 domain-containing protein, producing the protein MSRASDALARSVAPLPERIEGEPDPQAVARLDAALRSLRRIDREIFLAHRLDAMSYAEIARRTGLSAAQVQRRMAWALYAISRHMDGTPLPWWRRWF; encoded by the coding sequence ATGAGCCGCGCGTCGGATGCTCTCGCGCGCTCGGTCGCGCCGCTACCGGAGCGGATCGAGGGTGAGCCCGATCCGCAAGCCGTCGCGAGACTGGACGCGGCGCTGCGCTCGCTGCGCCGGATCGACCGCGAGATATTTCTCGCCCACCGGCTGGACGCGATGTCCTATGCCGAAATCGCCCGGCGTACCGGCTTGAGCGCGGCGCAGGTCCAACGCCGCATGGCCTGGGCGCTCTACGCCATCAGCCGGCATATGGACGGCACGCCGCTGCCTTGGTGGCGGCGGTGGTTTTGA
- a CDS encoding dicarboxylate/amino acid:cation symporter yields the protein MLVQADDAGRETPPWWRHLYVQVLVAIACGAVIGHFWPDVGASLKPLGDAFIKLVKMIIAPVIFLTLVTGIAGIRNLGEVGRVALKAFVYFLFFSTLALIIGLIVANTVQPGASLNIDPATLDAGQVSSYASKAHEVTLTGFLMNIIPTSLLSPLVGDNILQVLLVSILSGVALVLIGEPGKPVLAMLDRIGAVVFRIVGLLMRLAPIGAFGAIAFTVGNYGVESLANLAELVGLFYLTAILFVTVVLGTVARLAGFSILKLIRYLRAELLLVLGTSSSEAALPALIEKMEDAGCAKAVVGLVIPTGYSFNLDGTNIYMTLAALFIAQATGVDLSLGEQIALLAVAMLSSKGAAGVTGAGFITLAATLSIVPSVPVAGMALILGIDRFMSECRSLTNFTGNAVATIVVAKWEGQLDHERLTAALDGKTATELSEQEA from the coding sequence ATGCTGGTTCAGGCAGACGACGCCGGGCGCGAGACGCCCCCCTGGTGGCGCCACCTTTACGTACAGGTGTTGGTGGCGATCGCGTGCGGTGCGGTGATCGGGCATTTCTGGCCGGATGTGGGCGCGTCGCTGAAGCCGCTGGGCGATGCCTTCATCAAGCTGGTAAAGATGATCATCGCGCCGGTGATCTTCCTCACGCTGGTCACCGGCATCGCCGGCATCCGCAACCTGGGCGAGGTCGGGCGCGTCGCGTTGAAGGCGTTCGTCTATTTCCTGTTCTTCTCCACCCTCGCGCTCATCATCGGCCTGATCGTCGCCAACACGGTGCAGCCCGGCGCCAGCCTCAACATCGATCCCGCCACGCTCGATGCCGGTCAGGTCAGCAGCTACGCCAGCAAGGCGCACGAAGTGACGCTGACGGGCTTCCTGATGAACATCATCCCGACCTCGCTCCTGTCGCCGCTCGTCGGCGACAACATTCTGCAGGTGCTGCTGGTGTCGATCCTGTCGGGCGTCGCGCTGGTGCTGATCGGCGAGCCGGGCAAACCCGTCCTCGCCATGCTCGACCGCATCGGCGCGGTGGTGTTCCGCATTGTCGGCCTGCTGATGCGCCTCGCGCCGATCGGCGCGTTCGGCGCGATCGCCTTCACCGTCGGCAATTACGGCGTCGAAAGCCTCGCCAATCTCGCCGAGTTGGTCGGCCTGTTCTATCTGACCGCGATCCTCTTCGTGACCGTGGTGCTCGGCACGGTGGCACGGCTCGCGGGTTTTTCGATCCTGAAGCTGATCCGCTATCTGCGTGCCGAACTGCTGCTCGTGCTCGGCACCTCGTCGTCGGAAGCGGCGCTCCCGGCGCTGATCGAGAAGATGGAGGATGCCGGCTGCGCCAAGGCGGTGGTCGGCCTGGTCATCCCCACCGGCTACAGCTTCAATCTCGACGGCACCAACATCTACATGACGCTCGCCGCCCTGTTCATCGCCCAGGCCACCGGTGTCGACCTGTCGCTGGGCGAACAGATCGCCCTGCTGGCGGTCGCGATGCTGTCGTCCAAGGGCGCCGCCGGCGTCACCGGCGCGGGGTTCATCACGCTTGCCGCCACGCTGTCGATCGTGCCTTCGGTCCCCGTCGCCGGCATGGCGCTGATCCTGGGCATCGATCGGTTCATGTCCGAATGCCGCAGCCTGACCAATTTCACCGGCAATGCCGTCGCCACCATCGTCGTCGCCAAATGGGAGGGGCAGCTCGACCACGAGCGGCTCACCGCCGCGCTCGACGGCAAGACCGCGACCGAACTCAGCGAGCAGGAGGCTTGA
- a CDS encoding HEPN domain-containing protein: MKTSLDHLPPAKQRELERVVQILFEEFGDATAIATSDWKKQARILKVILYGSYARGGWVDEPHTAKGYQSDFDLLVIVNHRKLTDRVEFWASAEDRLNRELAITKTLKTPVNFIVHTLAEVSAGLSEGRYFFIDIAADGIALYQSADTDLPEPQPKTPDQALAMAREYFEEWLPAAKGRIKLARYAIEQELPKHAAFEFHQAAESFFHCVLLVACFYTPHVHNLGFLRTQAERIDPRLIEVWPRAIKADRSRFEKLKEAYVKARYSKHYRISEEELAWLGSRVEALGQVVETICRERIAELERSAAA, translated from the coding sequence GTGAAGACCAGCCTCGATCATCTGCCCCCGGCCAAACAGCGCGAGCTGGAACGTGTCGTCCAGATCCTCTTCGAGGAGTTCGGCGACGCGACCGCGATCGCGACGTCGGACTGGAAGAAGCAGGCGCGCATCCTGAAGGTGATTCTCTACGGCAGCTATGCGCGCGGCGGCTGGGTCGACGAACCGCACACCGCCAAAGGCTACCAGTCCGACTTCGACCTGCTGGTGATCGTCAATCACCGGAAGCTGACCGACCGCGTCGAGTTCTGGGCGAGCGCCGAGGACCGCTTGAACCGCGAGCTGGCGATCACGAAGACGCTGAAGACCCCGGTCAACTTCATCGTCCATACGCTGGCGGAGGTGAGTGCAGGCCTGTCCGAGGGGCGTTATTTCTTCATCGACATCGCCGCCGACGGCATCGCGCTCTACCAGAGCGCCGATACCGATCTGCCCGAGCCGCAGCCCAAGACGCCCGATCAGGCGCTCGCCATGGCGCGGGAATATTTCGAGGAGTGGTTGCCGGCTGCGAAAGGGCGCATCAAGCTGGCCCGCTACGCAATTGAACAGGAACTACCAAAGCACGCCGCATTTGAATTTCATCAAGCCGCTGAGAGCTTTTTCCACTGCGTACTACTCGTCGCCTGCTTCTACACGCCGCACGTTCACAATCTCGGTTTCCTGCGTACCCAGGCCGAACGCATCGATCCCCGGCTGATCGAGGTCTGGCCGCGCGCGATCAAGGCGGATCGCTCTCGCTTCGAGAAGCTGAAGGAAGCCTATGTGAAGGCGCGTTACTCCAAGCATTACCGGATCAGCGAGGAGGAGCTTGCCTGGCTCGGCTCGCGGGTCGAGGCGCTGGGACAGGTGGTCGAGACGATCTGCCGCGAACGGATCGCCGAGCTGGAGCGCAGCGCCGCCGCCTGA
- a CDS encoding TolB family protein, with product MRLPFAALLLTAISTPALAQVHYYGDLAIAPAGDRIATVEAMDSAAKVVIRSVADGHILGTVDPCDDCRYSDLTFGPDGTIAFLARGDEGVMLETAKGNRVRTVATIDGIASTPRFSPDGKRIALMVTLGAQKEAGARQAGVRQVGEIGEHFDERRLAIFDVGASVAPDAIKPLSPANRYIYEYDWAPDGRSLVVTSAIGNGDENWWVATLDAVDATTGKVRQITKPTTQLDMPRVSPDGKTVAYIGGLMSDFGSVGGDIYTVPFSGGTPKNLTQGSDTTNVSLDWGRGGMRTTALKSDTLQIGAIDATGKAMAPYWGRPASFSAGDGKAVFSRDGRTVATVVQDFTHAPAIYAGPVTAPKQITHDNDDVRPIVEARSIKMDQ from the coding sequence ATGCGCTTGCCATTTGCCGCTTTGCTTCTCACCGCCATTTCCACGCCCGCGCTCGCGCAAGTCCATTATTACGGTGATCTCGCCATCGCGCCGGCCGGGGACCGGATCGCGACCGTCGAAGCGATGGATAGTGCCGCGAAGGTAGTGATCCGCTCGGTCGCCGACGGACACATTCTGGGCACGGTCGATCCGTGCGATGATTGCCGGTATTCGGACCTGACGTTCGGCCCGGACGGAACCATCGCCTTTCTCGCGCGCGGGGACGAGGGCGTGATGTTGGAGACCGCGAAGGGCAATCGGGTGCGCACCGTCGCGACCATCGACGGCATCGCATCGACCCCGCGCTTTTCACCCGATGGCAAGCGGATCGCATTGATGGTGACGCTGGGCGCGCAGAAGGAGGCTGGTGCGCGCCAGGCGGGGGTGCGCCAGGTCGGCGAGATCGGCGAACATTTCGACGAGCGCAGGCTTGCGATTTTCGATGTCGGCGCATCGGTAGCGCCGGACGCCATCAAGCCGCTGTCGCCGGCGAACCGCTATATCTACGAATATGACTGGGCGCCCGATGGTCGCAGTCTCGTCGTCACCAGCGCGATCGGCAATGGCGACGAAAACTGGTGGGTGGCGACGCTCGATGCGGTGGATGCGACCACCGGCAAGGTTCGTCAGATCACGAAGCCGACCACCCAGCTCGACATGCCGCGCGTCTCGCCCGACGGGAAGACGGTTGCCTATATCGGTGGTCTGATGAGCGATTTCGGCTCGGTGGGCGGCGACATCTATACCGTGCCCTTTTCCGGCGGCACGCCGAAAAACCTGACCCAAGGCTCGGACACGACCAACGTCTCGCTCGACTGGGGCAGGGGCGGAATGCGTACGACCGCGCTCAAGAGCGATACGCTCCAGATCGGCGCAATCGATGCCACCGGCAAGGCCATGGCGCCTTATTGGGGGCGTCCCGCGAGCTTTTCGGCGGGCGACGGCAAGGCCGTGTTCAGCCGCGACGGCCGCACGGTGGCGACGGTCGTGCAGGATTTCACGCACGCGCCGGCGATCTATGCCGGGCCGGTGACCGCACCGAAGCAGATCACCCATGACAATGACGACGTTCGCCCGATTGTCGAGGCGCGCAGCATCAAAATGGACCAATGA
- a CDS encoding sensor histidine kinase yields MTSAHRPAVDRSTVLIALIVAALCGAAIWASGRIATERAIGRIERSANASATLHGALLRSELQKYRLVPLALAGDPEAASVLGTPAPATIRNFDKRLERLNDAIHASAIYLIAEDGTTIAASNWNEADSFVGSNYSFRDYFRRALATGGHEQFALGTVSQHPGLYIARRIRAGGRSGVIVLKVEFDALEQEWRHSGEPAFVAEGRGIVLVTSEPTWRFRSLEPLPRAERRSIRRNLDFGSASLTPLPIRRDRIADHQIIRIADDDAPSPHYVEATKPTAKPGWTLHVLTPIDEAISGAATTARLATAMVCVVIVGLALFVSRRRRAIRQRAADAQAAQIALEHKVDERTRDVRLANEQLKSEMNDRLASEMQLQETRDQLFQANKLASLGQITAGVAHEIAQPVAAIRSYADNGRAFLSRGRDEDASVNFESIVSMTDRIGSITSELRNFSRKARGTAATISLDDAVMGALLLLRDRIARQGVDVDYTPGEPLLVVAERVRLEQVLMNLLGNALDALRDTPSPMIRITAGTRADHIALVIANNGPPLADEVAANLFKPFTSSKEDGLGLGLVISRDIVRELGGDLTLAASDTSVAFALKLKPA; encoded by the coding sequence ATGACTTCTGCACACCGCCCCGCCGTCGACCGATCGACCGTCCTGATCGCGCTGATCGTGGCGGCGCTGTGCGGTGCCGCGATATGGGCGTCCGGCCGGATCGCGACCGAGCGCGCGATCGGGCGGATCGAGCGCAGCGCCAATGCCTCCGCGACCCTGCACGGCGCCCTCCTGCGCAGCGAGCTGCAGAAATACCGCCTCGTCCCGCTTGCCCTCGCCGGCGACCCCGAGGCGGCATCGGTTCTCGGCACCCCCGCCCCCGCGACCATCCGCAATTTCGACAAGCGGCTCGAACGGCTGAACGACGCCATCCACGCATCCGCCATCTATCTGATCGCTGAAGACGGTACGACGATCGCCGCGAGCAACTGGAACGAGGCCGACAGCTTCGTCGGCTCGAACTACAGCTTCCGCGACTATTTCCGCCGCGCGCTCGCGACGGGCGGGCACGAACAGTTCGCGCTGGGCACGGTCAGCCAACATCCGGGCCTCTACATCGCGCGGCGGATCCGCGCGGGAGGCCGATCCGGCGTCATCGTGCTGAAGGTCGAATTCGACGCGCTGGAGCAGGAATGGCGCCATTCGGGCGAACCCGCCTTCGTTGCCGAGGGGCGCGGAATCGTGCTCGTCACCAGCGAACCGACGTGGCGCTTCCGCTCGCTGGAGCCGTTGCCACGGGCCGAGCGGCGGTCGATCCGGCGCAATCTCGATTTCGGGTCGGCATCGCTGACGCCGCTCCCGATCCGCCGGGACCGTATCGCCGATCACCAGATCATTCGAATCGCCGACGACGATGCACCGTCCCCCCATTATGTCGAGGCGACCAAACCGACGGCAAAGCCCGGCTGGACCCTGCACGTCCTGACCCCGATCGACGAGGCGATCAGCGGCGCGGCGACGACGGCGCGGCTCGCGACCGCGATGGTATGCGTTGTCATCGTCGGCCTTGCCCTGTTCGTGTCGCGGCGGCGGCGGGCGATCCGGCAGCGCGCGGCGGATGCCCAAGCGGCGCAGATCGCGCTGGAGCACAAGGTGGATGAACGCACGCGCGACGTGCGGCTGGCCAATGAACAGCTGAAGAGCGAAATGAACGACCGGCTGGCGAGCGAGATGCAGCTTCAGGAGACGCGCGACCAGCTTTTCCAGGCCAACAAGCTGGCATCGCTCGGCCAGATCACGGCCGGCGTCGCGCACGAAATAGCACAGCCCGTCGCCGCCATTCGCAGCTATGCCGACAATGGCCGCGCCTTCCTGTCGCGCGGCCGGGACGAAGACGCCTCGGTGAATTTCGAATCGATCGTTTCCATGACCGACCGAATCGGGTCGATCACCAGCGAGCTTCGCAACTTTTCCCGCAAGGCGCGGGGAACTGCGGCGACGATCTCGCTCGATGACGCGGTGATGGGCGCGCTGCTCCTGCTGCGCGACCGGATCGCTCGCCAGGGCGTTGACGTCGATTACACGCCCGGCGAACCGCTGCTGGTGGTGGCCGAGCGGGTGCGGCTGGAACAGGTATTGATGAACCTGCTCGGCAACGCGCTCGACGCCTTGCGCGACACCCCTTCGCCGATGATCCGCATCACCGCCGGCACCAGGGCCGACCACATCGCCCTCGTCATCGCCAACAACGGCCCGCCGCTTGCCGACGAGGTGGCGGCCAACCTGTTCAAGCCGTTCACGTCGAGCAAGGAGGACGGCCTCGGCTTGGGCCTCGTCATTTCCCGCGACATCGTGCGCGAGCTTGGCGGCGACCTGACCTTGGCCGCCAGCGACACGAGCGTCGCCTTCGCGTTGAAGCTGAAACCGGCATGA
- a CDS encoding alpha/beta hydrolase family protein, with amino-acid sequence MTTGSGLTGGSYGGFMAMWANTQTDRFKAIVASAGLSNWVSYYGTNGINTWMLPYFGKTMYDDPEAYRAVSAVNFAKQAHTPTFIVVGERDIEVPPTQSIEWWNALKDMNVPTTLVIYAGEGHGIRDPEHRADLDKRTLAWFNKYLGEKAADSGE; translated from the coding sequence ATGACGACCGGCTCGGGCCTGACGGGCGGCAGCTATGGCGGGTTCATGGCGATGTGGGCGAACACGCAGACCGATCGGTTCAAGGCGATCGTCGCCAGTGCCGGCCTGTCCAACTGGGTGAGCTATTACGGCACCAACGGCATCAATACCTGGATGCTGCCCTATTTCGGGAAGACGATGTACGACGACCCCGAGGCATATCGCGCGGTGTCAGCGGTGAATTTCGCCAAGCAGGCACACACGCCCACGTTCATCGTGGTCGGCGAACGCGACATTGAAGTACCGCCGACGCAATCGATCGAATGGTGGAATGCGCTGAAAGACATGAACGTGCCGACAACGCTGGTGATCTATGCCGGTGAGGGCCATGGCATCCGCGATCCTGAACATCGCGCCGACTTGGATAAGCGCACGCTGGCGTGGTTTAACAAGTACCTTGGAGAAAAAGCCGCCGATAGCGGCGAGTAG
- a CDS encoding sigma-54-dependent transcriptional regulator, with amino-acid sequence MSADRVACRRVAFVDDDADLRRANVQSIELAGYEPVACASAAEALAQVDADFAGVVVSDLRMPGMDGLQLFAELRERDVELPVLLITGHGDVPTAVKAIQDGAYDFLTKPYSAETLLRSVERALEQRSLALDNRRLRREAEGATAGSALIGSSPQTERLRRTIDQVGPVDIDILIEGETGTGKSLVAALLHRASARGGRPMVTLDAGALPEAMAEGELFGHVAGAFPGAHHSRTGRIMSAEQGTLFLDNIDALPPAIQPKLVQALEERVVVPLGTNEAHPVDVRIIAASSADLGERVREGRFIDALFYRLNAITLQLPPLRERREDIALLFEHFLAEAARRHRRAKPAIGASDWARFHDHSWPGNARELSNWAERSVLGIGRAEASEAQRLPLPERVAHFEAAQLREALIRAEGNAAAAIAALQLPRKTFYDKLKRYGISTREWRKAGSQ; translated from the coding sequence ATGAGCGCGGACCGGGTCGCCTGTCGCCGCGTCGCCTTCGTCGATGACGACGCGGATCTGCGCCGTGCCAATGTGCAGAGCATCGAGCTGGCGGGCTACGAGCCCGTCGCCTGCGCCTCGGCAGCCGAGGCACTGGCGCAGGTGGACGCCGATTTCGCCGGCGTCGTCGTCAGCGACCTGCGCATGCCGGGCATGGACGGTCTGCAACTGTTCGCCGAACTGCGCGAGCGCGATGTCGAGCTTCCGGTCCTGCTGATCACCGGCCACGGCGATGTGCCGACCGCGGTGAAGGCGATCCAGGACGGCGCCTACGATTTCCTGACCAAGCCCTATTCCGCAGAGACCCTACTCCGCTCGGTCGAGCGCGCCCTGGAGCAGCGCTCGCTCGCCCTCGACAACCGGCGGCTGCGGCGCGAGGCCGAGGGGGCGACCGCCGGTTCGGCGCTGATCGGGTCGTCGCCGCAGACGGAGCGGCTGCGCAGGACGATCGATCAGGTCGGCCCCGTCGATATCGACATCCTGATCGAAGGCGAGACCGGCACCGGCAAGTCGCTCGTCGCTGCGCTGCTGCACCGTGCCAGTGCGCGCGGCGGCCGCCCGATGGTGACGCTGGACGCCGGCGCGCTGCCGGAAGCCATGGCCGAAGGCGAGTTGTTCGGCCATGTCGCCGGTGCCTTTCCTGGCGCGCACCATTCGCGAACCGGCCGCATCATGTCCGCCGAGCAAGGCACGTTGTTTCTCGACAATATCGATGCGCTGCCGCCCGCAATTCAGCCGAAGCTGGTGCAGGCATTGGAAGAACGCGTGGTCGTGCCGCTCGGCACGAACGAGGCGCATCCCGTCGATGTCCGGATAATTGCCGCCAGCAGCGCCGATCTCGGTGAGCGCGTGCGCGAAGGCCGCTTTATCGACGCCCTGTTTTATCGACTAAACGCGATCACGCTCCAATTGCCGCCGCTGCGCGAGCGACGCGAGGACATCGCCTTGCTTTTCGAACATTTTCTTGCCGAGGCGGCGAGACGGCACCGCCGCGCCAAGCCCGCCATCGGCGCGTCCGACTGGGCTCGCTTCCACGATCATTCTTGGCCGGGCAATGCGCGGGAGTTGAGCAACTGGGCCGAACGCTCGGTGCTGGGCATCGGCCGCGCGGAGGCGTCGGAGGCGCAGCGCCTTCCCCTACCCGAAAGAGTGGCGCACTTTGAAGCGGCGCAACTCCGCGAGGCGCTGATACGGGCCGAGGGAAATGCCGCCGCGGCAATTGCAGCGCTGCAGCTGCCCAGAAAGACGTTTTATGACAAGTTGAAGCGATATGGGATCAGCACACGCGAATGGCGCAAAGCGGGATCCCAATAG
- a CDS encoding Fic family protein, translated as MAYIYDIADWPGFRWQGDALVRPLADVRHRQGRLIGRMEALGFPLREEAVLRTLTEDVIKSSEIEGEQLDKDQVRSSIARRLGMDIGGLIPADRDVEGVVEMMLDATQNYTAPLDAERLHAWHAALFPTGRSGMVKIAVGAWRTDETGPMQVVSGPVGRERVHYQAPSADRVDDEMARFLDWFENGPDIDPVLKAAIAHLWFVTIHPFDDGNGRIARAIADLTLARAEKTPQRFYSMSAHIRAERKAYYDMLERTQKGDLDITPWVQWFIGCLAGAIDGADGVLAAVLAKARFWEAHGREGLNERQQKIIERLLDGFEGKLTSSKWAKIAKCSTDTALRDINDLVARSILQKDAAGGRSTSYSLVRP; from the coding sequence ATGGCCTATATATACGACATCGCTGATTGGCCGGGCTTTCGCTGGCAGGGTGACGCGCTCGTTCGCCCATTGGCGGACGTGCGTCACCGACAGGGCAGGCTCATCGGTCGAATGGAAGCGCTCGGCTTCCCGCTGCGCGAGGAGGCCGTGCTCAGGACCCTTACCGAGGATGTGATCAAATCAAGCGAGATCGAGGGCGAACAGCTCGACAAGGATCAGGTCCGCTCGTCGATCGCGCGGCGTCTCGGCATGGATATCGGCGGGCTGATTCCCGCGGACCGCGATGTCGAGGGTGTCGTCGAAATGATGCTCGACGCCACCCAGAATTATACCGCGCCGCTCGATGCCGAACGACTTCATGCATGGCATGCGGCGCTGTTTCCGACCGGACGCAGCGGCATGGTCAAGATCGCCGTCGGCGCCTGGCGCACTGATGAGACAGGGCCGATGCAGGTCGTGTCCGGGCCGGTCGGTCGCGAGCGTGTTCACTACCAGGCGCCGTCCGCAGACCGCGTCGACGACGAGATGGCCCGCTTTCTCGACTGGTTCGAAAACGGTCCCGATATCGATCCCGTCCTCAAGGCGGCTATCGCCCATTTATGGTTCGTCACGATCCACCCGTTCGACGACGGCAACGGGCGCATCGCGCGCGCCATCGCCGATCTGACGCTGGCGCGCGCAGAGAAGACCCCGCAGCGTTTCTACAGCATGTCCGCGCATATCCGCGCCGAGCGCAAGGCCTATTACGACATGCTGGAGCGCACGCAGAAGGGCGACCTCGACATCACGCCCTGGGTGCAATGGTTTATCGGTTGCCTGGCAGGGGCGATCGACGGTGCCGATGGCGTTCTTGCCGCCGTTCTCGCCAAGGCGCGGTTCTGGGAAGCCCATGGCCGCGAGGGTCTGAACGAGCGTCAGCAAAAGATCATCGAACGTTTGCTCGACGGATTCGAGGGCAAGCTCACCAGCTCGAAATGGGCAAAGATCGCGAAATGCTCTACGGACACCGCGCTGCGCGATATCAACGATCTCGTCGCGCGCTCAATCCTGCAAAAGGACGCCGCCGGCGGGCGCAGCACCAGCTATTCGCTGGTGAGGCCGTGA
- a CDS encoding helix-turn-helix transcriptional regulator encodes MTTTQITNRIIRLGTVLDRTGLSRSTVYRKIHEGTFPRQLKIGTRCAGWREHEVEDWLRNPMCYSVDEQTG; translated from the coding sequence ATGACGACGACACAGATCACCAACCGCATCATCAGACTGGGTACCGTGCTCGACCGAACCGGCCTCAGCCGCTCGACCGTCTACCGCAAAATCCACGAGGGTACGTTTCCCAGACAGCTCAAGATCGGCACCCGCTGCGCGGGCTGGCGCGAGCACGAGGTCGAGGACTGGCTCAGGAATCCGATGTGCTACAGCGTCGACGAACAGACAGGCTGA
- a CDS encoding alpha/beta hydrolase, producing MLMRRTVLGAIAAAAALATAPYVQAQANSDDGATVIKLWPGEAPGKGKPSGPEHIGREGAALGAVSNVSVPRMKVYRPTNPDGTAVIIMGGGGYFRIQISHEAMPAARWLKAIGVTPIVLYYRLPDDGWSADAPIQDAQRAVRLVRSRAEELGIDPDEIGVMGFSAGGHLAAMTETTYDKEWYQPVDDADTLSSRPDFSALLFPVITLTAPYDTSRTKEELVGDSTDPATLKPYSPELHVTKNTPPTFLAQAEDDPIADPHHSMIMFDALQKAGVPAEMHLFQSGGHGFGLGAPGTLPSAWPRLFTAWAKHNGLMGAPAPKGRDDNAGPIEEDE from the coding sequence ATGTTGATGCGAAGAACGGTTCTGGGCGCCATAGCGGCGGCCGCTGCGCTCGCCACGGCACCGTACGTGCAGGCGCAGGCGAATTCCGACGACGGCGCGACCGTCATCAAACTTTGGCCCGGCGAGGCGCCCGGCAAGGGCAAGCCGAGCGGTCCCGAACATATCGGGCGCGAGGGCGCGGCACTCGGCGCGGTGTCTAACGTCTCGGTGCCGCGCATGAAGGTATATCGCCCGACCAACCCGGACGGCACGGCGGTCATAATCATGGGCGGCGGCGGATATTTCCGTATCCAGATCTCGCATGAGGCGATGCCCGCGGCACGCTGGCTGAAGGCGATCGGCGTGACGCCCATCGTGCTCTATTACCGTCTGCCGGACGATGGCTGGTCGGCCGATGCGCCGATACAGGATGCGCAGCGGGCCGTGCGCCTGGTTCGCTCGCGCGCCGAAGAGCTGGGCATTGACCCTGACGAGATCGGGGTCATGGGCTTTTCCGCCGGCGGTCACCTGGCCGCGATGACGGAGACAACCTACGACAAGGAGTGGTACCAGCCGGTTGACGACGCGGACACCCTGTCCTCGCGCCCCGACTTCTCCGCGCTGCTGTTCCCGGTCATCACGCTGACCGCGCCGTACGACACGTCGCGAACCAAGGAAGAGCTGGTCGGCGACAGCACCGATCCGGCGACGCTCAAGCCCTATTCGCCTGAGCTGCACGTCACCAAGAACACGCCGCCGACCTTCCTCGCCCAGGCCGAGGACGATCCGATCGCGGACCCGCATCATTCCATGATCATGTTCGACGCCCTGCAGAAGGCGGGCGTGCCGGCGGAGATGCATCTTTTCCAGAGCGGCGGACACGGCTTCGGCCTCGGCGCGCCGGGGACGCTGCCATCGGCATGGCCGCGGCTGTTCACTGCCTGGGCGAAACATAACGGTCTGATGGGGGCACCCGCGCCGAAAGGCCGGGATGACAATGCGGGACCGATCGAGGAGGACGAATAA